The genomic region CCCATGGGGTGCTGCGCGTCGCCATTACCGCCGATGGCGAAGTGATCACCAGCGCCCAGCCGGATATCGGGTACCTGCACCGCGCCACGGAAAAACTGGCGGAAAAGCGAACCTACCAGCAGATTATCGTTTTGACAGACCGCCTGGATTACCTGGCGGCGATGACCAATAACTGGGCGTATTGCCTGGCGGTTGAGAAGATGCTGAGCGCCCAGGTCCCGGAACGGGCCGAGTATCTCCGGATCATCGTTGGGGAACTTCAACGGATTGCGTCGCACTGCGTTTTCCTTGGGACTTATGCGATTGACCTCGGTGCCGTCACCCCTTTTCTGATCGCCTTTGGCCGCGAGCGCGAAAAAATTCTCGATCTTTTTGAAGAAATCTCCGGGGCACGGCTGACCTACAACTATATCCGAATCGGCGGGCTGATGGCGGATGCTCCTGACGGCTGGCTGGACAAGGTGCGTGCGTTTGCCCGGGAAATGCCCGGCCATATCGATGAATACGACACGCTTTTGACGAACAACCCGATCTTTGTTGATCGCACCAGGAATATCGGCAGCATGACGCCCGAAACAGCCATTGCCTGGGGTTTGACAGGACCTAATTTGAGAGCAACCGGTTGTAAAGCGGATGTGCGAAAAGACGATCCCTACGGCCTGTATTCAAAAATCAATTTTAATATTCCGGTCGGCAAACAAGGCGACTGCTTGGACCGTTACTGGGTCCGTATTCAGGAGATGCGCGAGAGTGTGAAAATCATCCTGCAGGCGCTTGACCAGATTCAACCGGGCGAGACAATGGCCAAGATCCCCAAGAATTTTCGCGTGCCATTGGGCGAAGGCTACGGGCACCTGGAAGCCCCGCGCGGCGATCTCGGATTCTATATTGTCAGCGATGGCACACCCAGCCCTTACCGGATGTTCATTCGATCCCCGTCGTTCAACAACTTACAGGCTCTCCAGCAGCTTTTGAAAGGTTGGAAGGTGGCGGATGTCATCTCGATCCTTGGCAGCGTGGATATTGTTTTGGGCGAGGTCGATCGCTGATGTTTGAAATCGGACCGGCTCTCAGCCGTTTCTGGCAAATCGCACAACAGGCCGGGACATCCCATGGGCTTGCGCCGATCGCCTCCCTGGTGCTGGTGATGGCGATTCAGGTCGGCCTCGCGATCCTGGGTGTTTTGCT from Elusimicrobiota bacterium harbors:
- a CDS encoding NADH-quinone oxidoreductase subunit D: MTNVSLPKIAAEVFPQQPPEKGMFISLGPQHPSTHGVLRVAITADGEVITSAQPDIGYLHRATEKLAEKRTYQQIIVLTDRLDYLAAMTNNWAYCLAVEKMLSAQVPERAEYLRIIVGELQRIASHCVFLGTYAIDLGAVTPFLIAFGREREKILDLFEEISGARLTYNYIRIGGLMADAPDGWLDKVRAFAREMPGHIDEYDTLLTNNPIFVDRTRNIGSMTPETAIAWGLTGPNLRATGCKADVRKDDPYGLYSKINFNIPVGKQGDCLDRYWVRIQEMRESVKIILQALDQIQPGETMAKIPKNFRVPLGEGYGHLEAPRGDLGFYIVSDGTPSPYRMFIRSPSFNNLQALQQLLKGWKVADVISILGSVDIVLGEVDR